The window GGTAAACCATTACCAATATTAAATTGGTATCGTAATGAACAACTTATACGGCGACAAATATTTCATATattgagtgaaaaaaatcatacatTACAAAGTGAATTACATTTAACACCAATACAAGCCGATGATCATAATTGTTGGTTCAAGTGCCTATCcagtaatgataatcaaacatttttaaatgtaaaaattttaatgaaagTTAATAGTAAgtttattgattgtttttcttgctcaaattatttaattttcgttgttttgttcatccaCAACAAAGCAAAACCAAAACGTGTTGAAATTACCGcatatccatcatcatcatcttcatcatcatcatcatcatcatcgaatttttacaataaaaatcaaacaaaaacatcgacATCGATGACGACGAAACCGTCATTTATATCCGGACAGGAAATAATAATACGTTGTCGATCATATGGATCAAGACCACCGGCAAATCATAGCTGGTTTATGATGCCTGGCCATCGGCCAATACCAGTTTTAGAGTAAGTTCATTTAGactaataattaaaaaacaaaaaaaaaaaaaaattccacctTCCAGGAAAACAAACgtagcgaaaaaaaagtaatttttttttttttggtactcacgaaatgaaattttcaaaaaaaagagagaaaaatattcaaattgctccaagaacaaaaaaaaaacaaaaacaaaaacaaaacacaattcaaaatgaataaaaaaaaataaagtgaGCTAACTATAGGAAAGaaagtaaaatgaaaaatctaaaaGCCCCCGGAAGGTATATATGAATGGGCGAATGgcagagatttttttttgtttttgtttttgttttcaaactGTCAAAATTTGCATAtacaatttttaaattgaattaaaattgatgtgaaaagtgttttttttcgtagtTGTTTCTCTTTCACTTTCTCAATGATTTTcactggaatttttttttttttggtttcaactAAAAAATGGAGAGACAAGCGACAAACACGTAcaaattttctaatttttagtgacaaattttctaatttttttttctacgaatttgaaatgaaattttttttttcgtttgtttcttcagggaaattcaaatcaaattctgaaatttttgaattaaaatgatttaaaaattatttcaaaattaaaaaatcgataaatatAGCTctctattcaattcatcacaCCCACACTTAGACACAGaataaagaatcaaaaataagcttgatgaattttttttattctattctcACTTTGTTGATGTAGTTCATTGTAGCGTGAAcgacaaacgaaaaaaaaattcaatttcaaagaCAATGCctgaatcgttttttttttgttcattctaGACTCTAGAATCTAGAATACGAATAcgaatgaagaagaaaaaacaattgacaaCAAACAGACCGAACATAatcgagtgtgtgtgtgtgtgtgtgtgcggaGATACCGAAAACAAACAGATACTGATTTGACTGATGAAAGAATCACCAAgaaatatacaaaaataaagatcGATAACAAtctatcaatcatcatgatgattaatattgAAATATGATATAGAAAGTTGATTTATTCCAATTCAAGTGTGTTTGTctgggtgtgtgtgttatgtaatcaaaattcataCTTTTATAATTACATAAATAGAATCTATGGACAAAACATTACGTCATAATTTGtaatttatattcaaaaaataaaaataaaaaatgatggtgaattaATAATCAcgttattgtgtgtgtgtgagtgtgtgtgggtgtgtgtatgaaaagaaaagaagaaattcttataagatgattttgattcttttcaattGTGGTTCTCATTCTGGAATCAAAgaactaaacaaaaaaaaataggattCTAAACATTAAAACacgatcattcattcattttttttctttggataTTACGGGTTTCATCGGCTCGTTTTGATCTCATTTTGGAGCAATTAAGACATTTTAACATTCCACCTAATTTGTATgccattttattcaattactTTTGTGACAGATGGGTGGAATTACCCCTTATTGGAACATCGGCCGTGAAACAATGCTCTGGTGGTTGCCCGCAGGGTGGGAAAATTTCCCCGTTATTGTGGAATATATTAATTGACAAATTGTTAAAATTGCCTTTGCCACACAATTGTCATCTACAAGCCTATGCGGATGATTGTCTGATTTTTTGTGAACATCCGAACGCTGATAATTGTACTTGGCTTGTTAATAATTGTTTAGAGATTATCAATGGGGATTAGCCCATGGACTAACTTTTAACCCTTCCAAATCGGAAGCTATGATTATTAccaaaaagagaaaatttaaCATTCCATCGATATTTTTAAACGACCAGGCTATAGGACTTGTTCCTTATATCAAAATACTTGGCTTAGTCGTTGATTCGAAACTCTCTTGGAGCCATCATATCGATTATATTTCTTCCAAAGCTACTaagattttcaatattattaaaaGAAGATTCGGTTCACTTTGGGGCTTGTCTTTTGATGTACTCCGCACCATATATTTACAGGCTATTGAACCGATGATCCTATATGCTTGTCCGGTTTGGCATAAACATGGTACAAATATGAAACGATTATTGAGAATACAAAGGTCATTCGCAATTGGCATGATCCGTGCCTACCGAACCGTCTCTTTGGAAGCCTCATTGATCATAGCAAACATTCCTCctattcattttaaattggaTTACCTGgtaaaaatgttttctttaaaaaataaCTCGACCGCTATGGattgttattataatttgatCCATATAATCTTTCGgttacaaatgaaaatgatacttgttttcaacatcaacattattatcatatatacACTGATGGATCCAAATTCGAAAATTATGTTGGTGCtgcgtttgttgttttttcagtCCATGAAAACCGTATACCATTTTTGAGAAAAATGTTTCGTCTGGATAATCGTTGTTCAATTTACCAAGCCGAACTTTTGGCTGTTGTTGAGGCTATAAATTgggttgttgataataatgttcctGGCGTTAAAATTATGTCTGATTCTCAAGCTGTATTGTTGTCGATTCAAAAAATCTATTCTTCCAATAACATTAATAACTGAATCGATTATTCAGCTAACTGTACAGCATGGAATGAGATTTGGACAACATGCTCTAATGGATCCACtactaaaaaattttttccactggTAAGCATCAGATCAGGAATCAATCTGTCTCCCGATTTCATTCTTACCCAATTTCTTACAAACCATGGAAAATTCAACCAGTATTTAAACAGAATGCGAATCAAAGATCAATCGTCATGTTTCTGTGGTAATCCTTCACAAACATCTTTACATTTAATTTTGGAATGTGATCGTTTTGCAGCACAGAGATGTTTTTTCGCTTGTTACTGTTCTGATATGTCTAATTCTCTATCCAATATGttggatgaaaatattagaaaatatttttcaaatttccttctttcaacaattttttgttatactcaaattttttgtaaatCTTTATCAACTCCTATTTTAAGGTATAGGAGCGTTTTGCTTTttctaaataaataaataaattaaaacacgatcattcattcattttttttcttattttcattgtttgttttttttcatttccatttgcTTTAGGCAATATGTGATCGTTACTggtcgacatcatcatcatcatcattcacatggTCGTCAACGTGATAATTCAAGaaataaacaacagcaacggaatttaatgaaaaataaaagatttCGTCAGGCAAAATATAACAatcagaatgatgatgatgcaataGTGACGGAAAttcaacatgatgattataactatgatgatgatgatgaggcaATAATTATAAactatgatgatataataaacaataatgGTAGATATCAACTTGACAATTTTGGTTACGGTAACGGTAAcgataacgataatgatgatgaaatgatcaaatcaacaacaacaacattaataaCTGAATCGATTATTCAGCTAACTGTACAGACTGAagataatggtaatgatattATTTGTAATGCTGAAAATTTATTGctcaaaaataacaacaatgataaacaaagacaacaacaacaacaacaacaaaatgtacTTGAAAATACATTCAAATTGGACATTGTTTGTAAgtaaatggaaattttgaaattttcaaattataacaaagaaaaaaaaataactcaAAAATAATTGACTGGTACAAATGTAAATAAACAACAgacaaaatgttgaaatttttaaattcgaTCGAAATAGAGtatgagaacaaaaaaaaaatcgatacaatcgatataTTCATCACAATATTGAAGCGATGAAATAGATGAAATAACAAGTTAACaacttggttttttttccagaagctttttttttattcaaaaaacttttctcGCCACAAATTcctgattgatttttttttatttaaaataaaaaaaaacaaacaaagttTCTTCAAATTCTTTACTCTTCGATCAGATGATCTTTTCATCACTTGATGAAGAAACGGACAATAGATTTTTACTCgaagaaaacaaaccaaaaaaaaaaaaaatttttccttaGTTACacatttgttttcttcatttcattgtattttcatcaacattcaatttccattaatggaatttattattattgaattctgCGCATTGTGTACCACATATATggttcaaaatgaaaagagcAAAATGACCAAGAAACCAAAAAGTAAATAGATAGTAAAAGAtttccaaaagaaaaaaaaatgttatcatTCCATTTTGTCATCACCATTGTTTATCGGGTATGTTGTCTTAAAATGTCAATTTCAACCATTTTCATCCATACAAGATGAAAATGgaaccaaaccaaaaaaaaggtattattattgttatattgAAATACAAACAGCGAAAGAGAGTGGTGGAGAAAAATGTTCttaattcaaatcattgatgattttcattcaatggcaaaaaaaaaatctctggAAATCTGATccactatcatcatgatcattatcattatcatcatgatcatcgtaatcattattgttattattagatAACAATAAAACAACTAAAGTAAAGTAAATGGATCGACTTTATTctctgtaaaaaaaaaatgataaaaagatttttttttctgctgaatgaaaaaacatgaaattcAATGCTAAAAGCCAAAATTGTACATCATTGTAGTGTAGTAAGTAAACATGAActttcaaatgaatatatatatgagttgaaaaccaaaaatgaaaagagaaaagaaaattcttattcttcctgacgatgatgatgatgatgatgatgatggtttttgtttgaagttatttaaattcaattatacAATAGATTTACGGTAAGATTTCATTTCCtttattgttgctgttggttTCCggggtttgttttttccattcgtCAGGTTCAAACAGAATTAAAATACgtggaaaaaaagtcaaagaTTCTATCACCATTgctccatccatccatccatcattattatcggtCTCGTAAAAAAAGtcgaatttcaaaaaaaaaaaatttttctcatgaaaatgatgatgatgtccagTTTCTTTTTCGATTGTCGTCAGTTGTCGTCAGTTCggttttgttattgtttttttttacccatCCACCCACCGATCATTTTCAGAGAAAATAAAGTTTAAtcccattatcattaatatattggcacacagacacacacacacacacaaaaatgtctttcaaacaacaacaacaaatgataatcatgatgatatcatcatcatcatcatatgaactgtcaaaataaaatattaaatTCGTGCTCAGAGTATTTAGTAATTCTTTGAAATATattattctttattattattgttgtttttcaggcaattgtaaaaaaaaacatccgtTGTTGCCGTTACTGTTGCCATGTTATATCagttcatttcatatttcctatttgttgatgttgttgttgttctacGACCAAAATTAATGacattgacaatgatgataaataaaaaaaaaaacaaaattgaccTAAATACTAGATTCTCGAGGGGAACCTGTGTGTTATGAAcgaatcaatttaattttgtccATGgccaacaagaaaaaaaagaagatattatttttaaatcgattttgttgtcgttttatattttccaaaaatccaatcaaatgTACATTtgtgtccatttttttttttggttcaatatGATTAAAGAAATATATTTTAGAAtctgaaaagaaaaaaaaacctattcCTGAAATTTTGTCTGTAGTTGCCTGCCTGCCTGCCTGCCTGCCATACGAAACAAATAGTAATCGGAGGATATGGATGGATAGAATACAGAATCggaataggaaaaaaaatgtttcaaaatcattttattgatttacgGGAAAAAATTGAGATAAAATTCATGCAGAAAAATTGTATCAATTTCTTGGAACAACGGTTGTTGTTTCTCATGCATATGTACCATTCCATAATGATGTTGGACCATGAAAAgcttttggttgttgttttttaataTATTCCGAAACTCTTGGCAATGCTTCAATACGttcatgaaattttttaagattttcaaatttatcatAAACTTCTGGCACTAGTATCTTAAGTTTAGTTAGATATTCATATAGCAAAAAATCAGCATAAGAAATGTTTGCACCGGCAATGAATGGTTGATCGCCAAGAAATTTTGACAATAATTCCACTTGTTCAGGTAATGATTTAAGAAATTctggtttcaatttttcacaatttgGATTATATGCAATACGTGCAATAGCCATATTCATATCGATAATCTGTTGTTCAGCTAATGATGCACGTATTTCTTCATGTTCATTTTGtccaattaatttttgtttacgTGCAATATATCGAATAATGGCCAATGATTGTGATAATTTTACATTACCATCAATATAATATGGACACTGTATATAGGATGTGAGCAATGAATTaagagagaataaaaaaacaaaaaccaaaaaaaaaaaacaaagcaagAACTTACATTTGGAAAATCTAATCCAAGAttatatttatcattcaacCATTGTGAACGATCATAATTTGGTGGTGGACCAACAGTATAACGTTTATCGATGAAATCAACACCGGCATatgttaataataaacgtATGGCTTGACCAAGACCACGTGCATCCCAATAGCCAAGAATTGGTTTTGTTtcgctcatttttttttctattaaagATTGAAAGATGAATATTTAACCacaaaacaatatatataatgatgatggtttgtAACTTTCAATGTAAATTTATactgaaagaaaaaaaaatttttctacaatcaatcaatgatgacagTCAATGTCTATGTTGTTGCCAACCACAACAAAATGACCTTGTATTTGTCTCATTGTcgtttgttgaatgaaaaaaaaaaatttgtctattcattgaataaaagtGAGAAAAtgcaaatgataatgataatagcATCATCAATAGAAAACATCATTGCAATTgcagcacacacacacacacattgataatgataatttgttgataatggcCTTGactgaaaattatcattcaaataaaaacaataccAAAAATTGAGTTTTTATGATACTCAAATCTTATCAATGATATTTGGTTCGAgactttttcatcatcaaaaaaaaaaaaaaaaacaagtgcAACCACCcaaattttggtttttttggtttttcaagtacgatttttcatttactgaaattgattttgtttttgattttgaaaaaaaaactgagaaaaaaaattaataaattcaatttaaatcaacCAACACACATTCtgtggatgaaaaaaaaaattccaaaaagaATCGtcttatatatatataaaatctTTTAAGTGCTTAATCTATTTTTCGTTCGATGAGCACATTAGTGGATAAAACTTGCATTGGTTACTTTGACATatgtcaaacaaacaatcattcTGGACGATTCTGGAATAATcctgaaataaaaaaaataaacaaacaaacaaacaagatttCTGATCTGATTTCTGTTAtttagaaaaatgaaaaaaaaagataattcTTCTCACCCATTTACATctcgagagagagaatggtttgaaaaaaattaatattgatACATTTTTTCTATAATAAGTAGTAGCAGCAgtagtagcagcagcagtaatTGTAGAAGAAAATCCaataaccaacaaaaaaaaagaaaagaaatcaaatccGAAGCAAATAATCTCGTTTCCcgatgaaagaaagaaagaaagaaaaaaaaattccgttcCAAAATGGATTGCAATgctttgatgatttgatatcTTTGgtcccttttttttcatctggggctaagaatttattttaggaaaagaatttttttttagcaaaaaaaaaacgaaaagattCTGATGACAACTTAatctttttccaaaaaaaaccaaccaaaccaaccaaccaccaTTATTCTTAtaatcgtgtgtgtgtgtgtgtgtttagttGGTTTGTTTATCCCTATTTATgctttaataataataataaaaatgaaaacattccacatatctattttttttgtgaccTTAATCGATACACAATGGTGTGGGAGAaattccaaataaaaaaaaaacaaccacacAAAAACAGTCGAACAAtgtgaaaagaaattgaaaaaaaaacaacaacaaagtttTGATTTAGCTTTCTgctgattgaaattgatcgatcggaatgatgatgaggatgatgatgatgatgattcgtcgtagattttttttgttgttgtgtgcaAACATTTATCAAGAAAaagacattgaaaaaaatttattctacAATTGGGTGTTTattctatttgttttttgtttgaaaatttttccaagaATTTTGGTCACCACTTTTAGCTACaaagtttttattattcccCAATAAAACTTCATTACgtaatttaaaataataggagaagaatgaaaaaaaaatcaaagataaTTCCTAATTCATACATACAAGCCGGTTTTCCATTCgagataaaaatcaatcaatcaaacattatcgaatcaatgatttttcttttgttttgttgttgttgttgttattgaaattgaatgattttctgtttcattaattaattcattaataatatcGATACCGGGAAtgatatcgatttttttttctggtcgtcgtcgtcgtcgccgTCGTCGTAGATAATGAAAAGAGGAAACATTTTCACAATGTATACACCATCATCGGCattcaataatcatcgaCACAAATATCGATCGATGTCGATTCAAAAATGTACATCCATGATaatcgaaaatgaatatcatcatcgcaTAATGGACGGAAAATTTCTCattctccaaaaaaaaaaacagaaaaaaatcggccactttttttctagttaCCATTGCAAACATTCGACTTTCgacaaattaaattcatttaattaatgaaattaattaataaagcTTTCGATTTTCTtcctgctgctgctgctgctgctgttgttgttgttgttgtttattattcgaatgaaaCACACGAATCATGCAGAATATCAGAAATTGGCCATactgtattgttgttgttgttgttgttacaaaTTAATTAACCATGTAACATGATTAATTCTTtctaaagaaaaacaaaaaaacaacaacaacacagtGTTCGAACATAGTTCGAATAATTTTTAGAGTATTTAACCAGTTTACTATGGCCATTAttgatgtttattatttctatttatttttttcttgtttgtatatttattttgacTATTTTTTTGGGATTTATCAAGTAAATCAAGTGtccatcacacacacacaccacatcTTTGAAACAATGtctgataatgataatggtgaaacTGCTAATGAAAGTCAATCAACAGGTAAAGAATCATCAACTGCAACTGAACCGAATTCAACAGAAAGTGAATATATTAAAGCATCGAGAAAATttcaagaagaagaagatgaacagagaaaaatttttgatacaAAATTAGCTGAAAAACGTACAATGTTAATGCAATCAGTTATGGGTGAAGATGTATCGAAAATTAAGGCACGTTGTCAGGCTGAATCATTTCGtcagaagaaaaatattgatgaagaaGTGGAAAAATTATCCAAATCAATGCGTGATCAATTTGTATTACAAGCCGAACAGATGCGTACAGAATTACGtggtaaaattgaaaaaatgattgaaaataaaaaacaaaaattagaaCAAGATAAACAacgtttatcatcaatgttggATAGTGAATTGGAAGCAAAACGTAAattaatggaaaatgaaactgAACGTTTGAAACATGTGACAAATATTGCACAATCCGATATTGATCATCGTGatagagtgaaaaaaataatggttgattataaaaattttcctgGAACAAAAACATTGGTAGATGAATTTGGATTGAAACGTTATCAAGTTGTGatcaataaacaatcaatatGGGCAGGAAAAACCTGTATCATTTATCGTGGCCAATTTCAGCAACAATCTTGTTAtgtaaaaattgttgttcttAGTGATCGTAGTGTACGATATAAACAACATATTCCTGAATCGACAAAAATTCGACAATTTCTATGTcgaacaaatgaacaacaacaacagctgcAACATGAAGCATTTGTACGAGTGTATGATGTATTTATAACTGATCAAAAAATCTATACATTTATGGATGATTGTGATTCACAGAATCTAATGTTACGTGCACGTAAAGGTTTTCTTTCATTGGATGAATTACGTAAACATATGCGTAAAATATTATCATGTTTAGAATATATGCATCAACGTGCATTTGCACATCTTAAAATACGTGGTGAAAGTATtgtatttgataataataacaatgtaAAATTGGTTGGTTTTGGCAATGCAGCCGCttattttgattcgaatacggagaaatttttaaaattaccACAATTAGAATCAAAACATCGGCTATTGGATAATCATTTTCCACCAGAAGTATTTGTCGATTCATTTGATCCACAATTGGCTGATGTATATTCATTCGGTTTATTGATCTATATGATGGCCAATTTTATaagtaataaaaaatttacacGTGAAGATTGGAAACAATGGACAATTATAAAATTGGATTCAATTACCGATGAAAAGACTAGAGAATTggttgaaacaacaacaatgttggATATAGAAAAACGTTGTAAACTATTTGATATTCGAAATTTAGCATATTTTtctcaatgaatttttgttattttttttttgcaattttgaaattgaatgaatttttgtattttgtgtgtgtgtagtgtAGTGCTTGATgatttatgaaaataaaaattttattgagaaaaaatttttttatttaattttttttcactgtagTTGCACCAAAAGTAACACTGCAACAGATTGAAGATGAATTTggcaataaaaatcaattaacatggaaattaaaaataaccgataatggtggtggttatgCTATACGTGGCAGACAATTACAATTATATTGTAATATATCTGCAAATCCATTGGTATTGGCAACGGATATTCGTTGGTATAAAGATTCAATGTTaatcactgatgatgatcgaataattgtcaataataaaacaaacaacagcgGTGATGGTaagtttgaattttattagaAAAATGTGCATTAtggtaggaaaaaaaagagttgaATAAGTAAAATATATGTGGATATGCATGAATGGCTAAAAATGATACAAAGAAatgatagatagatagagtCCGGATAATATTATTCCATTACCGGAcactatttttatttatttggaaAATAATATTCAGCGATTTCCGGATTCATTATATATTCTACAAATACCGTATTAATCATATGTAttcgttttaatttttttttcgctttcaCTCCCACTCTCTATCcaatatttgttttcattatttagaAATAGtgacaacatcatcaacatcatcatcatcgaataacaGAACACCAGACggtaataatggtggtgctggtggtggtggtggatacATAAAATTTACACATAACGGTACAAGATTATTGATTACAAAAGTGACCGATGAATGGCAAGGATTCTATCAATGTATTGCACAAAATTCATTGGGCACCGGTTTTAGTAATCAATTTAAGGTCCAAATTCTATGTAAGTAtaatgaatctttttttttacaaattcattattaatatggttgttggttgatatattcaaaatatttctctatggaaaacaatttttcattgccattgcccatatatcatcaacattatgaaccaaaaaactaaaactaGCCAGTCAGGGtggcaccaaaaaaaaccagtgcatacacaacaaaaacgttgttgattgatttattattattattaattaattaattcgtcgttattttgtttgttgttgttgttgaacattcacacatgcacacatgcacacacacacatgtataTTAGCCTGATTTATTAATAAGTAATTATTAATTggattatttatatatttcggCTGCTGccagatttttgtttccaacgtttagtcgtcgtcgtcgtcgtcgctgttgttgttgttgttgttattgtgatTGATCGTTTGTGATTgtgttattttattttcgtttttcgttgttgattAAATCCAGATGATATAGATATATTAAGAGAAAAGttaattatttattcatccactctttctctctctttctctctctggtGGCTCTTTAATGCAATGGATCAAACTAATCACTATCACTAGTATCACTTGACATTGTAGATGTGGCCGATGATCCTGAACTATAACtcgataattgttgttgttgttgttgctgttgttgataaaatggtggaaatggttgttgttgataaaagggtggaaattgttgttgttgttgttgttgtttatccaTAAACATTGGTGGATACATTGATTTTCCTTTCATTAACATTGGCATCATAtatggtggttgttgttgttgttgtttttgttgaaatggTGATTTTGGTTGAtgcttcattttcatcatcattggtgaacgttgaaattttttcaattttacttTTACTTTCATacgttttttcattttcattcgtttttttattggcattcgcatcatcattgctggtgatatttgttgttcaagaatttgttttccaccaccaccacctttTTTATCaccaacattcatcatcatcatcataattgtttTAAGATTCTGTTTGACTATTTGTCCTGTAATATTAtctagtttttgtttttgttgtgaatTCTGTTGCTGCCCTtgtaatgatggtggtgattgaTGTTCTGGTgcagtttgttgttgttgttgttgttgttgctgttgtttaggtggatcaatcataatttttgGTTCACaagtttttaattttggaatatttttatccattggTGCATCAATCAACCACGGATGTTGT of the Dermatophagoides farinae isolate YC_2012a chromosome 1, ASM2471394v1, whole genome shotgun sequence genome contains:
- the LOC124492647 gene encoding glutathione S-transferase — translated: MSETKPILGYWDARGLGQAIRLLLTYAGVDFIDKRYTVGPPPNYDRSQWLNDKYNLGLDFPNCPYYIDGNVKLSQSLAIIRYIARKQKLIGQNEHEEIRASLAEQQIIDMNMAIARIAYNPNCEKLKPEFLKSLPEQVELLSKFLGDQPFIAGANISYADFLLYEYLTKLKILVPEVYDKFENLKKFHERIEALPRVSEYIKKQQPKAFHGPTSLWNGTYA
- the LOC142598184 gene encoding uncharacterized protein LOC142598184, whose amino-acid sequence is MSDNDNGETANESQSTGKESSTATEPNSTESEYIKASRKFQEEEDEQRKIFDTKLAEKRTMLMQSVMGEDVSKIKARCQAESFRQKKNIDEEVEKLSKSMRDQFVLQAEQMRTELRGKIEKMIENKKQKLEQDKQRLSSMLDSELEAKRKLMENETERLKHVTNIAQSDIDHRDRVKKIMVDYKNFPGTKTLVDEFGLKRYQVVINKQSIWAGKTCIIYRGQFQQQSCYVKIVVLSDRSVRYKQHIPESTKIRQFLCRTNEQQQQLQHEAFVRVYDVFITDQKIYTFMDDCDSQNLMLRARKGFLSLDELRKHMRKILSCLEYMHQRAFAHLKIRGESIVFDNNNNVKLVGFGNAAAYFDSNTEKFLKLPQLESKHRLLDNHFPPEVFVDSFDPQLADVYSFGLLIYMMANFISNKKFTREDWKQWTIIKLDSITDEKTRELVETTTMLDIEKRCKLFDIRNLAYFSQ